A window of the Oscillospiraceae bacterium genome harbors these coding sequences:
- the dinB gene encoding DNA polymerase IV yields MSRIILHSDCNCFYASVEALYHPELKGRPFAVGGDPQQRHGIILTKNQLAKNCGVQTGEALWQARRKCPQLVVLPPRFPLYQNFSQRAREIYLQYTDLVEPFGLDEAWLDITGSVSSAEAGIQLANELRSRIHRELGITVSVGVSWNKVFAKLGSDYKKPDATTVFLQDSWKNRIWPLPASDLLFVGKATQKRLLEYGVHTIGDLAAMPQKTLQAAFGKSGTLLWSYANGLDTSPVERWGNRPAVKSIGNSTTTPRDLTCSEDVKVILLVLADSVACRLREQGFLARTISIGVRDCRLHSFTRQHARQQYTNITREIAADAYALFCANYHWERPVRSVGITVSDFVCASQGEQTSLFCDEKARMRAESLDSATDQLKKRYGKFCIHPAVLLADEQLSGTKIHGVCALPPAADKVK; encoded by the coding sequence ATGAGCCGCATCATTCTGCACAGCGACTGCAACTGTTTTTATGCTTCTGTAGAAGCACTGTACCATCCGGAACTAAAAGGCAGGCCTTTTGCCGTGGGCGGCGACCCCCAGCAGCGCCACGGCATTATTCTGACGAAAAATCAGCTGGCCAAAAACTGCGGTGTGCAGACCGGCGAAGCCCTGTGGCAGGCGCGCCGCAAATGCCCGCAGCTGGTCGTGCTGCCGCCGCGCTTTCCACTTTATCAGAATTTTTCACAGCGCGCAAGAGAAATTTACCTGCAGTACACCGATTTAGTAGAGCCGTTTGGCCTAGACGAAGCCTGGCTGGACATTACCGGCAGCGTCTCGTCTGCTGAAGCAGGTATTCAGCTTGCCAACGAACTGCGCAGCCGTATCCACCGGGAACTGGGCATCACCGTAAGCGTCGGCGTCAGCTGGAACAAAGTCTTTGCAAAGCTGGGCAGCGACTACAAAAAGCCGGATGCCACGACGGTTTTTCTGCAGGACAGCTGGAAAAACAGGATTTGGCCTCTGCCGGCATCTGACCTGCTGTTTGTCGGCAAAGCGACCCAAAAAAGGCTGCTGGAGTACGGCGTGCACACGATTGGAGACCTGGCCGCCATGCCGCAGAAAACCCTGCAGGCAGCTTTTGGGAAAAGCGGCACCCTGTTGTGGAGTTATGCCAACGGCCTCGATACCTCCCCTGTTGAGCGCTGGGGAAACCGGCCTGCAGTCAAATCCATCGGCAACTCCACCACAACGCCACGCGACCTCACCTGCAGTGAAGATGTAAAAGTCATTCTTTTGGTTTTAGCAGACAGCGTTGCGTGCCGCCTGCGGGAACAGGGTTTTCTGGCCCGGACCATTTCCATCGGTGTGCGTGACTGCCGGCTGCATTCTTTTACGCGGCAGCATGCACGGCAGCAGTACACCAATATCACCCGGGAAATTGCTGCAGACGCCTACGCGCTTTTCTGCGCAAACTATCACTGGGAGCGTCCGGTGCGCAGCGTCGGCATTACCGTTTCGGACTTTGTCTGTGCAAGCCAAGGCGAGCAAACCAGCCTTTTCTGCGATGAAAAAGCCAGAATGCGGGCTGAAAGTCTGGACTCCGCGACAGACCAGCTGAAAAAGCGGTACGGTAAATTTTGTATCCACCCTGCGGTGCTGCTGGCAGACGAGCAGCTTTCCGGTACAAAAATCCATGGTGTCTGCGCGCTGCCGCCTGCCGCAGACAAAGTAAAATGA
- a CDS encoding 4Fe-4S dicluster domain-containing protein: MRGVHSSVTEIRRKVFTEVARLAYEGGDYAHRIEELPYKIAPGEHSSYRNSIFLERAIVGERLRLAIGLPLRPVEQNEPLSEGIVESAIAEKYYDPPLVNVIKFACNACPEKSVHITEMCQNCLDHPCREVCPRHAISEDIETGKSKIDQKLCVKCGRCVNVCPYHAIVRIERPCAAACGMNAISSDKDGHATIDYDKCVSCGQCLVSCPFGAISDKGQIFQVVHALKQEGEIYAAVAPAFVGQFGPEMTPEKMRAAFQQLGFTDISEVAVGADLCTLEEAHDFIDKVPKKQPFLATSCCPAWSVMAKKEFPQFAPYISMALTPMVLTARRLKKIHPNCKVVFVGPCAAKKLEASRRTIRSDVDFVLTFEEVMGMFEARGVDLVAALPDSDLDDATAAGRGFAVSGGVAKAVVDVIHKIDPNREVKVQASQGLRECRQMMRLAKAGKYNGYLLEGMACPGGCVAGAGTLQPVAKSTALVKKYTSDADKKNALESPYGDMADKLD; encoded by the coding sequence ATCAGAGGTGTACACTCTTCCGTTACGGAAATTCGCCGCAAAGTCTTTACTGAAGTGGCACGCTTGGCCTATGAGGGGGGCGACTATGCCCACCGTATTGAAGAGCTTCCATACAAAATTGCGCCCGGTGAGCACTCCAGCTATCGCAACAGTATTTTCCTGGAGCGCGCCATTGTTGGCGAGCGCCTGCGCCTTGCAATCGGCCTGCCCTTACGGCCTGTAGAACAGAATGAACCGCTTTCTGAAGGAATTGTTGAAAGTGCCATTGCGGAAAAATACTATGATCCGCCGCTGGTCAATGTGATTAAATTTGCATGTAATGCTTGTCCGGAGAAATCTGTGCATATTACAGAGATGTGCCAGAATTGTCTGGATCATCCCTGCAGGGAGGTCTGCCCCCGCCATGCAATTTCTGAAGATATCGAGACCGGAAAAAGCAAAATCGACCAAAAGCTTTGTGTGAAATGCGGCCGCTGTGTCAATGTGTGCCCTTATCATGCAATCGTGCGCATCGAGCGGCCCTGCGCTGCTGCCTGCGGCATGAATGCTATTTCTTCTGACAAAGACGGGCATGCAACCATTGATTATGACAAATGTGTTTCCTGCGGCCAGTGTCTGGTCAGCTGCCCGTTTGGCGCAATTTCGGACAAGGGGCAGATTTTCCAGGTTGTACATGCACTCAAACAGGAAGGCGAAATTTACGCGGCTGTTGCGCCCGCCTTTGTGGGGCAGTTTGGTCCGGAAATGACCCCTGAAAAGATGCGCGCCGCGTTCCAGCAGCTGGGCTTCACAGATATTTCCGAGGTTGCTGTCGGTGCTGACCTGTGCACACTGGAAGAAGCGCATGACTTTATCGACAAGGTGCCGAAGAAGCAGCCATTCCTGGCAACTTCCTGCTGCCCGGCGTGGTCGGTTATGGCGAAAAAGGAATTCCCACAGTTTGCCCCGTATATTTCCATGGCCCTAACGCCGATGGTGCTGACTGCCCGCCGACTGAAAAAAATACATCCAAACTGCAAGGTGGTCTTTGTCGGCCCCTGCGCAGCGAAAAAGCTGGAAGCAAGCCGCCGCACGATTCGCAGCGATGTGGACTTTGTGCTCACCTTTGAAGAAGTCATGGGTATGTTTGAGGCCCGCGGCGTCGATTTGGTCGCTGCCCTGCCGGACAGCGACCTGGATGACGCAACAGCTGCCGGACGCGGCTTTGCTGTCAGTGGAGGTGTTGCCAAAGCGGTTGTCGATGTCATTCATAAAATTGACCCCAACCGCGAGGTCAAGGTGCAGGCGTCCCAAGGCCTGCGGGAGTGCCGCCAGATGATGCGCCTTGCAAAGGCCGGCAAGTACAACGGATATCTGCTGGAGGGCATGGCATGTCCGGGCGGCTGTGTAGCTGGCGCCGGCACACTGCAGCCTGTGGCAAAATCCACAGCATTGGTCAAGAAGTATACCAGTGACGCAGATAAAAAGAATGCGCTGGAGAGCCCTTACGGCGATATGGCGGATAAGCTGGATTAA
- the mutY gene encoding A/G-specific adenine glycosylase has protein sequence MQGNIQIVQPLLAWYHANARNLPWRHSPTPYRVWVSEIMLQQTRVEAVKGYFERFLCAAPDLPALAALPQERLLKLWEGLGYYSRARNLQKTAKIAVKQYGGKLPASYEELLRMPGIGPYTAGAVASIAFHLPVAAVDGNVLRVWMRLTADAADVADAAVKKRITAQIQEILPADRSGDFNQAMMELGAVVCVPNAAPKCMKCPLQKLCAAHSTGTELQFPVKKPKPPRRAEDRTVFLLEQEGRIALRRRPSKGLLASLWELPQSEGQLTQKQAVAAVRLLGLEPVRLKKLPPAKHIFTHVEWHMTAWRVQLAPAAEAPGLVWASAEELRQRYPLPSAFKPYLLLFLQNEDNLKKS, from the coding sequence ATGCAGGGCAATATACAAATTGTGCAGCCGCTGCTTGCGTGGTACCATGCAAATGCGCGCAATCTGCCTTGGCGGCATTCACCGACGCCTTACCGGGTGTGGGTCTCTGAAATCATGCTGCAGCAGACACGGGTAGAAGCGGTAAAAGGATACTTTGAGCGCTTTCTGTGTGCGGCACCGGATTTGCCTGCTTTGGCGGCACTGCCGCAGGAGCGCCTGCTGAAACTGTGGGAGGGCCTGGGCTATTATTCGCGTGCACGAAATTTGCAGAAAACCGCAAAAATCGCGGTTAAGCAGTATGGCGGAAAGCTACCCGCGTCTTATGAGGAATTGCTGCGCATGCCGGGCATTGGTCCCTACACAGCGGGGGCAGTCGCCTCCATTGCATTTCACCTGCCCGTGGCTGCAGTAGACGGCAATGTTCTGCGCGTATGGATGCGTTTAACAGCTGACGCTGCCGATGTCGCGGATGCCGCCGTAAAAAAGCGGATAACAGCACAAATACAGGAAATTTTGCCGGCAGACAGAAGCGGGGACTTTAACCAGGCTATGATGGAACTCGGCGCGGTCGTTTGCGTGCCGAATGCGGCGCCAAAATGCATGAAATGCCCGCTGCAAAAGCTATGTGCGGCACATTCCACTGGTACAGAGCTGCAGTTCCCGGTCAAAAAGCCAAAACCGCCCCGCCGGGCAGAGGACCGCACAGTTTTTCTGTTGGAGCAAGAGGGTAGAATCGCCCTGCGCCGGCGGCCGTCCAAAGGTCTGCTGGCTTCTTTGTGGGAGCTGCCGCAAAGCGAGGGGCAACTGACACAAAAGCAGGCAGTGGCGGCGGTGCGGCTGCTTGGGCTGGAGCCTGTGCGGTTAAAAAAGCTGCCGCCGGCAAAGCATATCTTTACACATGTTGAGTGGCACATGACCGCATGGCGGGTTCAGCTGGCACCGGCGGCCGAGGCACCGGGCCTGGTCTGGGCCTCTGCGGAAGAACTGCGCCAGCGCTACCCACTGCCGAGCGCATTTAAGCCATATCTGCTTCTCTTTTTACAAAATGAGGATAATCTAAAAAAGAGTTAA
- a CDS encoding NYN domain-containing protein has product MQDEKRFAVLIDADNVSGKYIRYILDEISNDGVATYKRIYGDWTKPSLASWKSVLLENSIIPFQQYGYTTGKSSTDSAMIIDAMDILYSGHVEGFCLVSSDSDFTRLAARLRESGMVVIGMGEKKTPAPFIAACNKFRYLEVLEQQAAENEKESDVPAKPEMVPPDKIINSIYNMVRDNADEDGRVLIGDVGNMLVRRYPDFDVRNYGFKKLSLFIRSLDMFEVVSVPAENGRNRIYYVMEKPGLRRKPKIHV; this is encoded by the coding sequence ATGCAGGATGAAAAACGGTTTGCGGTTTTGATTGATGCAGACAACGTTTCGGGAAAGTACATTCGCTATATTTTAGATGAAATCAGCAATGATGGTGTGGCTACCTATAAACGTATTTACGGGGACTGGACCAAACCGTCGCTTGCTTCATGGAAAAGTGTGCTGCTTGAAAATTCTATTATTCCTTTTCAGCAGTACGGCTATACAACTGGCAAAAGCTCAACGGACTCGGCTATGATTATTGATGCGATGGATATTCTTTATTCCGGCCACGTGGAGGGCTTCTGCCTGGTTTCCAGTGACAGCGACTTTACACGCCTGGCAGCCCGCCTGCGTGAAAGCGGCATGGTGGTCATTGGCATGGGCGAAAAAAAGACGCCTGCGCCATTTATTGCGGCATGCAATAAGTTCCGTTATCTAGAGGTATTGGAGCAGCAGGCGGCCGAAAACGAAAAAGAATCCGATGTACCGGCCAAACCGGAAATGGTGCCGCCGGACAAAATCATCAATAGCATTTATAATATGGTGCGCGACAACGCAGATGAAGATGGGCGGGTGCTGATTGGCGACGTGGGCAATATGCTGGTGCGCCGCTACCCCGATTTTGATGTGCGCAACTATGGCTTTAAAAAGCTCAGCCTGTTTATCCGCTCACTGGATATGTTTGAGGTGGTCAGCGTCCCCGCAGAAAACGGCCGCAACCGCATTTATTATGTGATGGAAAAGCCGGGCCTGCGCCGCAAGCCGAAGATCCATGTCTGA
- a CDS encoding polysaccharide deacetylase: MAEQRRRDAKERQKRRSRRHAAIVLICIVLVAAVVGGTYGMTRLILHQSGQTAAAASSAASKAVSSKKTVSSASAASSIPASQAFQVTKTGLTGYQAEYPNLYAKTKVGQWKDAEDKTIYLTFDDGPSSLTPKLLEVLKQNNVKATFFLTNQPEQQDDIHYIKDIYKAGCVCAVHSSSHDYQKIYASVDAFLKDFNEMYEIIYKQTDGHVAPFYRFPGGSNNPAMKTSVRKAIIQEMTRRGFFFYDWDVDSKDAQGADASGIYANVTRGMQENGNIMLMHNTAVKKATLSEVGNIIQYGKQNGYTFKELDGTLDPSMYSFSNQYFIPLLKDNPNFKLSAKHEARFASLLNGSSSSSSSGD, from the coding sequence ATGGCAGAACAGAGAAGAAGAGATGCCAAAGAGCGTCAGAAACGGCGCAGCAGACGCCACGCTGCTATCGTTTTGATTTGTATTGTTTTGGTAGCTGCTGTCGTAGGGGGAACTTACGGCATGACCCGATTGATTTTGCACCAGAGCGGCCAGACAGCTGCCGCTGCTTCATCGGCAGCATCAAAAGCAGTTTCCAGTAAAAAGACAGTGTCTTCTGCCTCTGCTGCATCGTCAATTCCTGCTTCACAAGCATTTCAGGTGACAAAGACCGGCCTTACCGGCTACCAGGCCGAGTACCCCAACCTTTATGCAAAGACGAAAGTTGGCCAGTGGAAAGACGCCGAGGACAAAACCATCTATCTTACTTTTGATGACGGCCCCAGTTCCCTTACTCCAAAGCTGCTGGAAGTGCTGAAACAAAACAACGTCAAGGCAACTTTCTTTTTGACAAACCAGCCTGAGCAGCAGGACGATATACATTATATCAAAGATATTTACAAGGCGGGCTGCGTCTGTGCGGTGCACAGCTCCAGCCACGACTACCAGAAGATTTATGCTTCTGTAGATGCTTTCCTCAAAGATTTCAATGAAATGTATGAGATTATTTACAAACAGACCGATGGCCACGTTGCCCCGTTTTACCGTTTCCCGGGCGGCAGCAACAACCCGGCTATGAAAACCAGCGTTCGCAAAGCAATTATACAGGAAATGACCCGCCGCGGCTTTTTCTTCTATGATTGGGATGTCGATTCAAAGGACGCGCAGGGCGCAGACGCCAGCGGCATCTATGCAAATGTCACCCGCGGTATGCAGGAAAACGGCAACATCATGCTGATGCACAACACCGCCGTGAAAAAGGCGACTTTAAGTGAAGTGGGCAATATCATTCAGTATGGCAAACAAAACGGATATACCTTTAAAGAGCTGGACGGCACCCTGGACCCCAGCATGTACTCGTTCTCTAATCAGTATTTTATTCCGCTGCTGAAAGATAACCCAAACTTTAAGCTCAGCGCAAAGCACGAGGCACGCTTTGCCTCTTTGCTAAATGGCAGTTCCTCCTCTTCTTCAAGCGGAGATTAA
- a CDS encoding inorganic phosphate transporter, translating into MITFSTFLQQIASNPPLLITIVLVLAATMVNGGTDAPNAIATCVSTRSMAPRAAIGMAAVCNLLGIIVMTQLCPVVAETIYNMVDFGNDSHNALIAVCAAMIAIVVWGVAAWAFGIPTSQSHSLIAGLTGAAIAVHNDLSGIHWEEWVKVLYGLVLSAVLGFGLGWLISKLTGTICHNMDRRKTGHFFRGAQIFGGATMAFMHGAQDGQKFISVFVMGLLLANGKTTGAGASLHIPFWIMLICSLAMALGTATGGMRIIKSVGMDMVKLERYQGFAADMAGAVCLLISNLTGWPVSTTHTKTTAIMGVGAAKRMSAVNWGMAKDMVMTWVLTFPGCGLIGYVVAKVCMAIL; encoded by the coding sequence ATGATTACTTTTTCCACTTTCCTGCAGCAGATTGCCAGCAATCCACCGCTTTTGATTACGATCGTGCTGGTTTTGGCCGCAACTATGGTAAATGGCGGCACAGATGCCCCCAATGCTATAGCCACCTGTGTGTCTACGCGGTCTATGGCGCCGCGCGCAGCAATCGGCATGGCGGCTGTCTGCAACCTGCTGGGGATTATTGTAATGACGCAGCTGTGCCCGGTGGTTGCCGAGACGATTTACAATATGGTCGATTTCGGTAATGACTCTCACAATGCTTTAATTGCCGTTTGTGCCGCTATGATAGCAATCGTGGTGTGGGGGGTTGCAGCGTGGGCTTTTGGTATTCCCACCAGCCAGAGTCACTCTTTGATTGCGGGCCTTACCGGCGCGGCAATCGCGGTGCACAATGACCTTTCCGGTATCCACTGGGAAGAGTGGGTAAAGGTTCTGTACGGCCTGGTGCTTTCTGCGGTTTTGGGTTTTGGCTTGGGGTGGCTGATCAGTAAACTGACCGGCACTATCTGCCACAATATGGACCGCCGCAAGACCGGGCACTTTTTCCGCGGTGCACAAATCTTTGGCGGCGCAACCATGGCCTTTATGCACGGCGCACAGGATGGACAGAAATTCATCAGCGTTTTTGTCATGGGCCTGTTGCTTGCCAATGGAAAGACTACAGGCGCGGGCGCTTCTTTACATATTCCGTTTTGGATTATGCTGATTTGTTCTCTTGCCATGGCGCTCGGTACTGCGACCGGCGGCATGCGTATCATCAAGTCAGTCGGTATGGATATGGTGAAGCTGGAGCGCTACCAGGGCTTTGCAGCGGATATGGCCGGGGCGGTATGTTTGCTCATTTCCAACTTGACCGGCTGGCCGGTAAGCACGACACACACCAAAACAACAGCAATTATGGGTGTCGGTGCGGCCAAGCGGATGTCAGCGGTCAACTGGGGCATGGCAAAAGATATGGTCATGACCTGGGTTTTAACTTTCCCGGGCTGCGGCTTAATCGGCTATGTGGTTGCAAAGGTATGTATGGCTATTCTGTAA
- a CDS encoding DUF47 family protein: MAKKISPYYDEFVALIGYSCKAAKKLQHILQSFDTETLPAERDEMHTIEHEADREKHKMMEKLVREFITPIEREDIIDLAQSIDEVTDKVEDVLMRIYMYHIDSIRAEALEFADLIVKCCDNLMEALKEFYNFRKQTNIHDHVVEVNTLEEKGDKLYVDTVHQIYGEDEKTAVKIGWVRTFDRLEDCCDACEQVANLIESIIMKNT, from the coding sequence GTGGCAAAGAAGATAAGCCCTTATTATGATGAGTTTGTTGCCCTGATTGGGTATTCCTGTAAGGCGGCAAAAAAGCTGCAGCATATTCTGCAGAGCTTTGATACAGAGACCCTGCCGGCTGAGCGGGACGAGATGCACACGATTGAACATGAGGCCGACCGTGAAAAGCATAAAATGATGGAAAAGCTGGTGCGCGAATTTATTACGCCGATTGAGCGGGAAGATATTATCGACCTTGCCCAGAGCATTGACGAAGTAACCGACAAAGTAGAAGATGTGCTGATGCGCATTTACATGTACCACATTGATTCCATTCGGGCAGAGGCACTGGAGTTTGCTGACCTTATCGTCAAGTGCTGTGACAACCTGATGGAGGCGCTCAAGGAGTTTTATAATTTCCGCAAGCAGACAAATATCCATGATCATGTTGTCGAGGTCAATACCCTTGAGGAAAAGGGAGACAAGCTGTATGTAGACACCGTTCATCAGATTTACGGTGAAGACGAAAAGACAGCTGTCAAAATCGGCTGGGTACGTACTTTTGACCGCTTGGAAGACTGCTGTGATGCATGCGAGCAAGTGGCAAACCTGATTGAAAGTATTATCATGAAAAATACCTAA
- a CDS encoding HAD family phosphatase encodes MPIQNVIFDMGQVLIDYCPERYTAAFLPGGENTEDCKLVTQVLFGGKVWQQLDAGQITETDAIQTMLPQLPQRLRKPARALFYGWQSYIRPIPETNQLAQDLHQAGYGIYILSNTGVRLHVYSHRIPAFQVMDGAVYSADVQQIKPDPAIYKTLFSHYSLQPQTCFFIDDNAENIATANALGLQTHCYTRDFSALTADLHRAGVTW; translated from the coding sequence ATGCCGATTCAAAACGTTATCTTTGATATGGGGCAGGTGTTAATCGATTACTGCCCCGAGCGCTATACAGCAGCTTTTCTGCCGGGCGGGGAAAACACAGAGGACTGCAAACTGGTTACGCAGGTTCTTTTTGGCGGCAAAGTCTGGCAGCAGCTGGACGCCGGCCAAATCACCGAAACAGACGCAATCCAGACCATGCTTCCGCAGCTGCCGCAGCGCCTGCGCAAACCGGCCCGTGCGCTGTTTTACGGCTGGCAGTCTTATATCCGCCCAATTCCCGAAACCAATCAGCTTGCGCAGGATCTGCACCAGGCCGGCTACGGCATTTATATTTTGAGCAACACCGGCGTACGCCTGCATGTTTACAGCCACCGCATTCCGGCATTTCAGGTGATGGATGGCGCCGTTTATTCGGCCGATGTGCAGCAGATAAAGCCCGATCCCGCAATCTATAAGACGCTGTTCTCGCACTATTCTCTGCAGCCGCAGACCTGCTTTTTTATTGATGACAACGCCGAAAACATCGCCACGGCAAATGCACTCGGCCTGCAAACACACTGCTATACCCGTGATTTTTCTGCACTGACTGCCGACCTGCACCGGGCCGGCGTCACTTGGTAA
- a CDS encoding glycoside hydrolase family 25 protein, whose product MRQTNRAFRTKKHKKSILIITVAAILAAAVLLTVLFRSCGTNSSIKDGQQYASAEETIITDRYEGTKIIPKYDFAKNTLSDSKFSTANGIKSYTGAVNGVDVSSWQGDVDWKKVKAAGIYFAMIRVGYRGQTVGTIKADTKFAQNMKGALAAGLKVGVYFYSQAVSETEAKEEADYVIRQISSYKVTWPVVFDWELGDDEANSVDSTLRTSSATPDEVTKYTATFCSCVKAAGYQPCYYTNKAMGYTTFNLKTLSAYPIWYAEYQDLPSFYYHFDIWQYTAKGKVNGIDGTADLNISFQKFT is encoded by the coding sequence ATGCGCCAAACAAATCGTGCGTTTCGTACAAAAAAACATAAAAAAAGTATTCTGATTATAACGGTCGCGGCCATTTTAGCGGCCGCGGTTCTTTTGACTGTGCTGTTTCGTTCCTGCGGTACGAACAGCAGCATTAAAGACGGGCAGCAGTACGCCTCTGCAGAGGAAACCATTATTACTGACCGTTATGAGGGTACAAAAATCATTCCAAAATATGATTTTGCAAAAAACACCCTTTCAGACAGCAAATTCAGCACAGCAAATGGTATAAAATCCTATACAGGAGCCGTCAACGGCGTTGATGTTTCCTCTTGGCAGGGCGATGTCGATTGGAAAAAAGTGAAAGCCGCTGGCATCTACTTTGCAATGATTCGCGTGGGCTACCGCGGGCAGACTGTCGGCACCATTAAGGCCGATACGAAATTTGCGCAGAATATGAAAGGTGCGCTGGCCGCCGGGCTGAAAGTCGGCGTCTATTTTTATTCGCAGGCTGTGTCTGAGACCGAGGCAAAGGAAGAAGCCGATTATGTCATTCGGCAGATTTCTTCTTATAAAGTGACCTGGCCTGTGGTGTTTGACTGGGAGCTTGGCGATGACGAGGCAAATTCCGTAGACAGCACGCTGCGTACCAGCAGCGCCACGCCGGACGAAGTGACAAAATATACGGCGACTTTCTGCAGCTGTGTGAAAGCGGCTGGTTATCAGCCCTGCTACTACACCAATAAAGCAATGGGGTATACAACGTTCAACTTAAAGACGCTTTCTGCGTACCCAATTTGGTATGCGGAGTATCAGGACCTGCCTAGTTTCTATTATCATTTTGATATTTGGCAGTATACAGCAAAAGGAAAAGTCAACGGCATTGACGGCACCGCCGACCTCAACATTTCCTTTCAAAAATTCACGTAA
- a CDS encoding HAD-IA family hydrolase — protein sequence MQVKYAVFDMDGTLLDSMHVWENVGETVLRRHGVQAPAGLSRRMRDMTVEDAAHYFQTLGVQDSVENLENEINEIPYERYLKEVQPKPGAVAFLQRLHRQGTPMCIVSSTDKKSICAAFDRLGITQLFDFILSTNDFGSGKDRPDIFYEAARRMGGTPAETVVFEDALYAIRTAKKAGFLVTAMEDAEAAPERPEIERLADLYLPDLRCFPWESAADLPEVPCCAVIVAAGASTRMGRPKQEIPLLGVPALAYTLRAFEKAVCVQRTVLVCPPGQQAHYQALAVRHHCAEKLAAVVPGGKTRQQSAAAGAAAAGACDYLAVHDGARVLAAPEEINLAVKDAARYGASALAVPVKDTIKVTDAHGIVTKTPERSALWAVQTPQVFDAQRYRSLLSAAAGDFTDDCQLFERAGLPVHLCRGSYTNFKLTTPEDIPAAEAVLRRRER from the coding sequence ATGCAGGTAAAATATGCAGTTTTCGATATGGATGGCACTTTGCTCGACTCGATGCACGTATGGGAAAATGTAGGTGAAACGGTTTTACGGCGGCACGGTGTACAAGCACCGGCGGGCCTTTCCCGGCGTATGCGCGATATGACGGTAGAGGATGCCGCCCACTATTTTCAAACGCTCGGTGTGCAGGACAGCGTAGAAAACTTAGAAAATGAAATTAACGAAATTCCATATGAGCGGTACTTGAAAGAGGTGCAGCCAAAACCCGGTGCGGTTGCTTTCCTGCAGCGCCTGCACCGGCAGGGAACCCCGATGTGCATTGTTTCCAGTACAGATAAAAAAAGCATCTGTGCGGCGTTTGACCGGCTGGGAATTACGCAGCTGTTTGACTTTATTCTGTCTACCAATGATTTCGGAAGCGGAAAAGACCGCCCCGATATCTTCTATGAGGCGGCTCGCCGTATGGGGGGCACACCTGCCGAAACGGTCGTCTTTGAAGATGCGCTTTACGCTATTCGTACCGCAAAAAAGGCGGGCTTTTTGGTTACGGCAATGGAAGACGCAGAGGCGGCGCCGGAAAGGCCGGAAATCGAGCGCCTGGCGGATTTGTACCTGCCGGACCTGCGCTGCTTTCCGTGGGAAAGCGCGGCAGACCTGCCGGAGGTCCCCTGCTGCGCGGTCATTGTGGCAGCGGGCGCTTCCACCCGCATGGGGCGGCCAAAACAGGAGATTCCCCTGCTAGGGGTGCCTGCACTTGCGTATACACTGCGTGCGTTTGAAAAAGCGGTGTGCGTGCAGCGCACGGTGCTTGTCTGCCCGCCAGGGCAGCAGGCACACTATCAGGCACTTGCAGTTCGGCACCATTGCGCGGAAAAATTGGCTGCCGTGGTGCCGGGGGGGAAAACAAGGCAGCAGTCTGCGGCAGCGGGTGCAGCGGCGGCAGGTGCCTGTGATTACCTTGCCGTGCATGACGGCGCACGCGTGCTCGCTGCACCAGAGGAAATCAATCTGGCAGTGAAGGACGCTGCGCGGTATGGCGCTTCCGCCCTGGCAGTACCGGTGAAAGATACAATTAAAGTGACCGATGCGCACGGCATTGTTACCAAAACACCGGAGCGCTCTGCGCTTTGGGCGGTGCAGACGCCGCAGGTCTTTGATGCGCAGCGCTACCGCAGCCTGCTTTCTGCAGCTGCCGGCGACTTTACAGATGACTGTCAGCTTTTTGAGCGTGCAGGGCTTCCGGTGCATTTGTGCCGCGGCAGCTACACAAATTTTAAGTTGACAACGCCAGAGGACATTCCTGCAGCGGAAGCTGTTTTACGCAGAAGGGAGCGCTGA
- the ispF gene encoding 2-C-methyl-D-erythritol 2,4-cyclodiphosphate synthase, with protein sequence MRIGHGYDVHQLVSGRRFILGGVEIPYEKGLLGHSDADVLTHAVMDALLGAAALGDIGCLFPDNDPAYSGADSLLLLQQVCRLVHEKNYEIENIDATVLCQKPKLRPYIPQMQKRLAAACGVSPEQISVKATTEEGLGFTGRGEGVAAHAVCLLRQA encoded by the coding sequence ATGCGTATTGGGCATGGATATGATGTACATCAGTTGGTAAGCGGGCGCCGCTTTATTCTCGGTGGTGTAGAGATTCCGTACGAAAAGGGACTTTTGGGGCATTCAGACGCAGACGTGCTGACCCATGCGGTGATGGATGCCCTGCTGGGTGCAGCCGCATTGGGGGACATTGGCTGCCTGTTTCCGGACAACGACCCGGCCTACAGCGGAGCAGACAGTCTGCTTTTGCTGCAGCAAGTCTGCCGCCTTGTTCACGAAAAGAACTATGAAATTGAAAATATCGATGCGACCGTTTTGTGCCAAAAGCCAAAACTGCGCCCGTATATTCCGCAGATGCAGAAGCGGCTGGCTGCCGCCTGCGGCGTTTCGCCGGAGCAAATCAGCGTAAAAGCAACTACAGAAGAGGGGCTTGGCTTTACCGGCCGGGGCGAGGGTGTCGCGGCCCACGCGGTGTGTTTGCTGCGGCAGGCATAA